Within the Zea mays cultivar B73 chromosome 10, Zm-B73-REFERENCE-NAM-5.0, whole genome shotgun sequence genome, the region GCCCTCTTGCGTATTCTTCTTCAATTGCTCCTGGGTAACTAAGCATGTTGCCTTTTGTTCAGTCATAGCATTTTCAACTCCCCCAAAAGCTTTCTGCAGCAATGCCATCGCTTGGACTACAACTTCATTCGGTCTGGGAATAAATTCCTCTTGTGGCTTGACCTGTTCAGGTTCCTTAGCAGCTTGCTTCGACGTCTCGTGTGCCACTGATCCCTCTGCATACCGATTACCTCTCTCCATGTAACCACGTCCTGCACCTCCTGAGAATCCTCGTCCTCGATTTGTATTCTCCCACGTTCTTCCCCTTCCTCTGTATGAGGAAAACCTTCCTCTGGCGCGACCTCCATAGCCACGCCCTTGTCCACCTCCATATCCTGGGTGAAAATGCTGGTGTTGAAACGAGTCCCGGCTGAGGAAGGACGAGTGTCCCCTGCCGCGATCGCTTCCTCTTCCAGCGCCCCCCGACTCACGATTATCGCCTCCCATCTCCATTGCCCTGCGTGCCACCTGAGCGTACGTACCAAAGAAGCTCGATCTCGTGTGCGGCGCTCTAGGTTTTCGTGGTGTACAGGTTGCAGTTCTAGCCAATAGCATTTTTAGGCCTGATGGTGGGCTGTATGTGTTATTTGGGCCAGGATTGTTTTGTCGATGGCCTGGGAACTTGGCCCCTTGTGGCCCGACTCCTGGTCCCAAATTGAATTTCGAAAGGGCTGGAAATTCGCCACTGATCTTGCTCCCCAGATTTGAATCGCATCTCACCTTACGAGCCGATCTGGAATTGCTCACCGGCGAGGAAGAGAATTCTGCAGCGATCCCAGAAGTTTCTGGAGGAATGAGTACCTTTGCTTTAGTAATAGCAGCACCTAGCGTCATCGGTGGTGATGATCTTGGTTTTGGCAAGGGTCCCTGCCATGGTTGAATCCGTTGCCTGCTTTGACGAAGAGAAATTTCTTTTTGATGCTGAACAAATACAGCATCATTTATTTTTTCTGCCAACGATCCAGGAGGGGCACGACAGTCTCGTGTGGTTGGTGAAACCACCACTTCATTCTCCGCCTGAATTAGTTCTGGCGATGTGAAGCCACACGTTCTGGCCATCCGTGTATAATCTGGAGTACTAATGTCATCATCTTGACAATCACTCTCTTCATCAGAGCCAGGATCTCCATGTAGTGCCCAGAACTTGGACCTTACCGGTTCAACTCCATGAACATGATGCAGATCCCTCACCCCACCAGATGATGCCAATTCTATCCGTCTTTGAAACTCCTCCTTATGAAGAATTCTTTCTTCCTCTTTGTTTATCACCTGTAGAGACACCTCGGATGTGCCCTTGGCCGGAGCCAAGGTTAATCGACTTACCTTCACATGATTCTTCCTCATCCCATGCGCAGATTCTCTGTATTGTGATTTTGCTCGGGGAACCGTTGATGGAGCAGTTGGAGAAGAAGATCACTCCCTTATGTTGAACCTCGCTCTGGACGCTATCTAGCTAGCGATCGAGCTAGAATGGCGCTGTAGCGACATCGTCCTTGTCGTCGTCGGTGGAGCGCCGTCGTAGTCGACCATGAGCGCCGGCGGCGCCGCAACAGCGTTTGGTGGAGGAGCAGCAGCCGAGCTCGACGCGTCGTCGTCCGACGAGGAGTCGTCGGTGGAGGTGGACTTGTGGACGGCCGTCCGCACGGGCTTGAGGCCCTCGGTGAAGATCCGgatcgcctcctcctccgtcttgGTGCTCACCCAACCGGCACACCAGGTACGGACGACTTCcaactatagatgtccaaacgggcggcacggcccggcccagcccgagcccgactcggcccggcccgtttgagcCCGGCACGGTTAGGCCCGGCCACTTaaccgtgccgtgccgtgccgccCGACGGGCCCAAACATCTTCCCGAGCACGGCACGGTGTAGGCCCGACCGTGCCGGGTCGGCCCGAATAGCCCGGCCCATTTAGTAGCCCGTGCCAGCCCGAGCCCGCGCTCCACCTCCTCCCGCAGCGCGTCCGGCCAGCAGCAGCGACAGGAGGTCCTTCCTCTGGTGGCGGCGGACATCATCGTCTTCAATTCTTCATGCGCTGCCCGCGACCAGCAACTTGTACGCCATTGGAACCCAGCAACTTGTACGCCATCGCTGTGAAGCTGCAGGCCGCCAGGTAGAGCTGGCAGGCCGCCGTGAGCTGCTGGGTCCCCGTGCCCGCGAGCCGCGCCTCTCCAGCCCCTCAACGAAGCAGTGCGCTAGCCTCTGCGTGGCTCTCCCCTCGGCGAGGAGTGCGCCCAGATCTTGCCTAGCAAGTCCGCGGCGCTGGGGCGGTTGCCGGCGGCCACGGCCTACGCGCAGTGGATCAGGGTTACGGCCTGCGCGCTGGGTTAGGGTTATGGCCAGACACGGAGGATGGCAACGGCGTTGTGGCTGCTGGGGAAGTGGGCTGGCCACTGCTGTGGGCCGTGGCCGGCTTGGGCCGCTAGGGCGCAGTGGCTGCTGGGGAAGTGGGCTGGCCACTGTAGCGGGCCGGTTTCTAAGCCCACCAAATATCGGGCCGTGCTCGGGCTAGCCCAACGGGCCGAGATGGCTGTCGAGCCCGGCACGCTCGTCGGGCCGGGCTGAGCCCGGGCCCGGATTAACTCGTGCCGTGCCGTGCTCGTGTCGTGCTAAAAATTCGTGCTTCGTGCCGTGCTAACGGGCCACGTGCTTTCTGGACATCTATAGTTCCAACAATAATTCTCTCTCAGCCACTAACCACCACGGCCGCAAGAAAGCAGGCGTCCAAGAGGAAAAAGCCAAAGCTTCCACAAATGCTGAATGACTCAGAGGTGTGTATGTATACCAACAACAACCGATAATGTATATATGAGTACGATCAAACCACGTACGCCTTACTAGCTCTTGGCTTTCcctcccctgcaaaaaaaaaacacTTCTCCAAAGCTACTATTCTAAGTTTCGTCCAaagaccctaaaccctaaaccctgcaaaaaaaaacactTCTCCAAAGCTACTATTCTAAGTTTCGTCCAAAGTCCTATATATTCATCCCTCCTCTGCAAACCCATTAATTACTCATGCATGCAAATGTGCACACGTACGTACAGCACACCATAGCTTTGAGTATAAAATGTACAGCCATATTGCAATACAAAATGTATGAGTATAAAATGAACCTTAGCTAATGCCGCACACACCCTAGCTAGCTACTAGTTAAGTCTGTCAAATATGAATTTATTTATATTTGTTACAGGGTTTGTCTAGCTACGTAGGTTCTATTTAGACCCCATAGCCTAAAGTTTAGTTATTGGCAGAAATTAAAAAGCTAAAATTTAGATGATTTTTACTCACTTTGCAATCTAATAAACTATTTTACCTTTTGCGTGAGCTTGGTAAAACTTTACACATCACTTTAGATCACCTGTTTGGAAtctgaagaactaaaggaaccttAGTACTCGTGTGAAACTTTTTCTCTACCCTACCCTACACCTAGTTTTTTTTCTCGTCCTTTTTAGTCCTTTCCCATCTGAATATCATGCATGCATCAAAGAGAATAAGAGTAATTAAGATTCAGGTGAAAAACTTCTCACCACACCTCCGATAATTTCACTTTGTGTGAACTTATACTAGAATTACACTTGACTTCTACTAGAGTTTCGGTGACTATTTTGGTCTAATTTCTAGATACTATTGATATAACTTCAATTCAAGTACGTGTGCGAAAAGAATCTTTCTCTCAATTCTTGCAGCATCTTTAGTTCTAATATTAGTGTACAACTTCTCTAAAACACCACAATATTTTCTTGTAATATCGTCACAAAATGCATGTACATGAGGAACATTTTCCACCTGGGTATAATATAGTAAAACTAACAAAAAAATATACTACCTCCATCTTCCCAAAATAAATGCAAGTGCATAGTCAGAACAACGGTTATTTTGAGATGGATTATTTAGTATTATTTATAAGGTCAAAACGATTTGATTGTTAAAAAGAATTTGTGTTTTGTTCAGACCCTAACCACTATCATTGTATCAAGCCTTCTGGCAGAAAATATATGAAATACTAGGTAGCTTGGCTTTATGATCTTGAAGCAGAAACTTTATAGATATATAGCTTCTCCTGGTAAATGCATTTTAGACTaatacataggaaaaatatgttaGTCAGTGTCAGATACAACACTTGACTATATATGCATGCATCCTGACACAAAGAGAACATGATGAATTTCAGCTAGCATGATTAATGACATTGTAAGGGGGGGTATTGTTTTGATACAagagaaaaggaaataaaaaataGGAGGAGGGGAATGGAGCAAATTAAGCTGCAAATCACGCCCCTTTATAAGCTAGCTACAAATAACATCCTTATAGATACTATCACTAGAAAAACTATACTTGATCCAACAAAGATTATCCAACTACAAAGGAAGGGAAAACCAACAAGAACGAGACCAGCAGAATGAACACCAACCCCCGCCATGCACGAGCAAATGGGTGATCACATGCGTCCAACTCGCACTCCAGCTTACTGCTCCATTAGTCAGAGAAGACGCATCTTTCTCACCCAAGGTCCCTTCGGATGATgaaagctagctagctagctttaTCCCATGCATGAACTCACTCATGCGACTCAGTTTCTAACTTCATGACGACGACCTTACTGCTCTCCCATTGCATCTGGTTGATCAAGTCTCTGGATTACTGTGCGCGAGCTTATGTCTGTATAATCTTGATCGATGGGTCGGTCTCTGTCATGGCATCCTGCCTCCATTGAAGGACGAGGCCGACTTCAACTCAGCCTCCATGGAGCTCATATCGCTGCTGCTCTGGTGGTCTCCTCTCGGCGTCGATATCCCGCGCACGAGGCCGCCTCCGCCGACGCCAAGGAAGTCCCGCGTGATGTCTCCGCCACCACCCTGGCCGAAGCCGAACTTCCCCTCGCGCTCCGCCATGTCGCACAGCTGCCTCGGATCAAACATGCCCGCGTGGCCGGCGCCGTTGCTGCCGCCGCCGAACATTCCTCCGCCGGCACCGAGGCCACCGCCTCCAGCGAGCGAGTTCATCAGGTCGTTCAGGTTCGCGTCGCTCTGTTCCATGTGCGGCGTCGCTGGCCGCACGTGTTGTGGGGAAGAGCCCGCGAAGCCTCGGAACATGGACGCCGCGCTGGCGCCGTTGGCGCTCGTGGTCGCGCCCATCTGCGCCGCCTTCTGGAGCAGAGCGGTCGCCGACATCTGCGGCAGCATGGAGGCTTGGTCTCTGTAGAGCCCCGGCGGTGGAACTTGATCTCCACCAGCACTAACGAAGTTCCCGCCAAAAATCCCTGCCGCCGCCTGTGCCTCCGAACCGCCGCCGCTGAACTGGTCACTGTTCATGAGCCCCTGACTTGCATGCTCGTGACTGGACCCCGAGCTGCTGTTGCCATTGTTAGCAAAGAAACCCAGGCTGAAGAGAGAGCTGGGTCCGCCTGAGGCGCCGGGGCCCCCAGCACCGTTGCCTTGGAGGTCGGGCAGCTGCATGAGTAGTCCATGGAAAGGCTTGTTGGCCTGCAGCTGAAGGAACGAGTGCGGCCCATTGCCCGCGTCATCCCCAAAGTCCTGGCCGACCGATGCCCCCGCGTTGTGGAAGAAGGACGGAGGCTGCGCTGGGCGGAAGGCGGAGGCACCGTTGGGCGACAGGAGGTGGTCGAGGCGCGCGGCGatgctgctgccaccgccgccgccggccgtagCGCCGAGTCGCAGGAGCTCCGGGGACGGGCGGTGGTGGTGGCCGTCCTGGAGAGTGGAGGTGAGGTGGGAGCCCACCTGCGAGAGactgagcgccatgttgcccgcgTTGGTGGCGGCGCCGTAGAGGTGGCTGGTGAGGTTGCTGAGGCTGCTGGTCGGCGGCAGCCGCGCGCTCTCCTGCGCGAGCGCGTCGCAGAACGCCCGGTGCGTGATGAAGCTGTCCCTCCTGCATGGACGTGGACCAAATGCAGCGGCGGATAAGATATCGTTGACGCATGCACTTTCAGCTGATGCATGCAGACAATCGCATGAGCCCGATGCCCGAGACGTCGCGCAGTGAAAAAATGCACAGTAAAAGCTGATGCATGCAGGTTTCGTAGGAAAACTGCAGACGCATGCATGCATGGCCTATCATGTCACGTTGCAGACGCCGATGAACTGCGGCATCTCGGGTTAAGATACTGTTTTCTGATGGCCATGTGAACGCTGCTGCAACTGGACGCATGCTGATGCTGTGCCACTGAATGTTATATGTTTGTAGCTGGAATTCATGGTATGGTATCCTTTCAAAAAAAACAATACCTGCAGTCTCTGCAAATCTCCTTTTTTTGTGGATAAAAGAGTCTGCAGCCTTCCCCTAATGGTGGCCAAAGGCGTTTGGTAACCATGCATGGACGCATGCAGATGTCGTCGAAGAAGCAGGGTAGTAGCCTCACCATACAAAGCAAGCCCAAGATCCCAGAAACCCATGTCAATCAACAATGGGAAAAAAAGGTAGGATGTGCGGGGATAGCTTGGGGCTTGGGCAGGTTCCCACTGGCAGGAAGCTTGAGACGAGAAAAGGCAGCAAGAACTGTCATGCATCAGATGCATCTACACGAAGCCATTTCTGCATTTCCGGCTTCCCTAAGGGAGGGAAGCGGAAAGTCAGGAAAGGGAAACATCACCAGTCCAAGGCCAAAAGGCTCAAAAGAAGCCATTTCTGCATTTCACGTGCAAGCAGTCCTCCCAGCACGACCGGCCTGGCTAGCCATTCCTGTCTCTCCGGccgtcacctcccccgccccCCAACACACACACCCCACGGCGAATCTGTCTTCGTTCGCCTTTCTAGCTCATCATCAGGCAGGCCAGCTGAGCTGAGCAGTGACCACCAAAACTATATACCTAGAGACGCCATGTCGCCGCAAGACCAAACAAAAACCCTAACCTTGCCATCTGTGCACTGCTGATGTATACACAGCATATACACACGAACGAGGAGAAGGCCGGAAAGGGAGCGGACGGAAGCGAGCTGATGAGGCGTAGATAGGCTGCAGGCTTACCGGGAGAAGAGCGTGCCGCAGTCGCAGCGGTACTCGCGGGTGCCGCAGATCTTGGAGTGCGCCTTCCAGTCCGACTGCACGGCGTAGCGCTTGGAGCACTTGTCGCACTTCCACTTCTTCTCGCCGTGCTTGCGGCTGAAGTGCTTCTTGATCCCCGTCAGGTCGCCCAGGGCGCGCGCCGGGTCGTGGTGCGCGCACGTCGGCTCCGGGCACAGGTACACGCGCCGCCGCTGCGCCTGCAGCGGGTCCTTCTGCTTCAGCTTCCACGGCAGGTTGTGCCCGCGCCGGTGCAGCTGCAGGTTCTGCTCTCGCTGGAACCCCTTGCTGCACACCTCGCACAcgaacctgttggtcgccatcagcGTCTTGGGCGACAGGGCGATCACCTCAGCGTCTGGGTCTGTTTCGATGACAAGCCTAGTTAGCTAATCATAACAGTATATATAGCTGTGCCAAAAAGAATAATGACAAGAAATAATGCTAGTATATATAAGATCGTTCCAActgatgcatgcatgcatgctgatGGACAGGAGGGAGGGAAAAATCACATTGAATTCAGCCAACAGTAAAA harbors:
- the LOC100304401 gene encoding naked endosperm2 isoform X2; this translates as MATNRFVCEVCSKGFQREQNLQLHRRGHNLPWKLKQKDPLQAQRRRVYLCPEPTCAHHDPARALGDLTGIKKHFSRKHGEKKWKCDKCSKRYAVQSDWKAHSKICGTREYRCDCGTLFSRRDSFITHRAFCDALAQESARLPPTSSLSNLTSHLYGAATNAGNMALSLSQVGSHLTSTLQDGHHHRPSPELLRLGATAGGGGGSSIAARLDHLLSPNGASAFRPAQPPSFFHNAGASVGQDFGDDAGNGPHSFLQLQANKPFHGLLMQLPDLQGNGAGGPGASGGPSSLFSLGFFANNGNSSSGSSHEHASQGLMNSDQFSGGGSEAQAAAGIFGGNFVSAGGDQVPPPGLYRDQASMLPQMSATALLQKAAQMGATTSANGASAASMFRGFAGSSPQHVRPATPHMEQSDANLNDLMNSLAGGGGLGAGGGMFGGGSNGAGHAGMFDPRQLCDMAEREGKFGFGQGGGGDITRDFLGVGGGGLVRGISTPRGDHQSSSDMSSMEAELKSASSFNGGRMP
- the LOC100304401 gene encoding naked endosperm2 isoform X1, which codes for MMASNSPAAAFFGVRDGDQQDHQIKPLISPQQQQQLAAALPSVASGQGAPTAAAQPPPKKKRTMPDPDAEVIALSPKTLMATNRFVCEVCSKGFQREQNLQLHRRGHNLPWKLKQKDPLQAQRRRVYLCPEPTCAHHDPARALGDLTGIKKHFSRKHGEKKWKCDKCSKRYAVQSDWKAHSKICGTREYRCDCGTLFSRRDSFITHRAFCDALAQESARLPPTSSLSNLTSHLYGAATNAGNMALSLSQVGSHLTSTLQDGHHHRPSPELLRLGATAGGGGGSSIAARLDHLLSPNGASAFRPAQPPSFFHNAGASVGQDFGDDAGNGPHSFLQLQANKPFHGLLMQLPDLQGNGAGGPGASGGPSSLFSLGFFANNGNSSSGSSHEHASQGLMNSDQFSGGGSEAQAAAGIFGGNFVSAGGDQVPPPGLYRDQASMLPQMSATALLQKAAQMGATTSANGASAASMFRGFAGSSPQHVRPATPHMEQSDANLNDLMNSLAGGGGLGAGGGMFGGGSNGAGHAGMFDPRQLCDMAEREGKFGFGQGGGGDITRDFLGVGGGGLVRGISTPRGDHQSSSDMSSMEAELKSASSFNGGRMP